A genomic stretch from Falco naumanni isolate bFalNau1 chromosome 6, bFalNau1.pat, whole genome shotgun sequence includes:
- the SLC25A27 gene encoding mitochondrial uncoupling protein 4 isoform X3, giving the protein MSPAEEKSLPLAERWPRASKLALSACAAAVAELVTFPLDLTKTRLQVQGEAAVHRNGAATSQAVPYRGMLRTAAGIVQEEGLQKLWQGATPAVYRHIVYSGIRMVAYEHLRDSVLGRAEDESFPFWKAVVGGMSAGAIGQFFASPTDLVKVQMQMEGKRKLEGKPLRFRGVHHAFMKILSEGGIRGLWAGWVPNVQRAALVNMGGTYLTTYDTVKHFLLLNTSLSDNSVTHSVASCCSGLVAAVLGTPADVVKTRIMNQPRDKQGRGLLYKSSMDCLIQTVKGEGFMSLYKGFIPTWMRMAPWSLVFWLTYEQIRRICGISSF; this is encoded by the exons ATGTcacctgcagaagagaagagctTACCTCTTGCAGAGAGATGGCCCCGAGCCAGCAAATTGGCTCTGTCagcctgtgcagcagctgtggcagaacTAG tGACATTTCCCCTGGATCTCACAAAAACTCGACTGCAGGTCCAAGGTGAAGCTGCTGTTCATCGCAATGGAGCTGCCACCAGCCAGGCAGTCCCTTACCGCGGCATGCTGCGCACTGCAGCTGGCATTGTGCAAGAAGAGGGCTTACAAAAGCTCTGGCAAGGAGCCACACCAGCCGTCTACCGCCACATAG tgTACTCTGGCATTCGGATGGTTGCGTATGAACATCTCCGTGACTCCGTGCTTGGCAGGGCTGAGGAtgaaagctttcctttctg GAAAGCTGTAGTTGGAGGCATGTCTGCAGGTGCCATCGGACAGTTTTTCGCCAGCCCAACTGATCTGGTGAAGGTGCAGATGCagatggaggggaaaaggaagttGGAAGGAAAGCCGTTACG GTTTCGAGGAGTGCACCATGCATTTATGAAGATCCTGTCTGAAGGAGGAATACGGGGGCTTTGGGCTGGATGGGTGCCCAATGTCCAGAGAGCTGCTCTGGTGAACATGGGAGGTACCT ATCTGACAACTTATGACACAGTGAAACACTTCTTGCTTCTGAACACGTCACTTTCAGACAACAGTGTGACTCACAGTGTTGCCAG TTGCTGTTCTGGCCTGGTGGCCGCTGTTCTGGGAACTCCTGCTGATGTGGTCAAAACACGGATAATGAACCAGCCGAGGGACAAGCAGGGAAG AGGTCTGCTGTACAAGTCTTCCATGGACTGCTTGATTCAGACTGTAAAGGGTGAAGGGTTTATGTCTCTATACAAAGGCTTTATACCAACCTGGATGCGAATG GCTCCTTGGTCACTGGTATTCTGGCTTACATATGAACAAATCAGAAGGATTTGTGGCATTAGTTCTTTTTAA
- the SLC25A27 gene encoding mitochondrial uncoupling protein 4 isoform X1: MGKIVCVAVPALLVSGKKSFPRSLLRRSRWCPCTRTWQLCRRHWGCYSSWCWRWRNVTFSNLSPQGPSTELSQGLLFLQTLAGWPVSRVSVTFPLDLTKTRLQVQGEAAVHRNGAATSQAVPYRGMLRTAAGIVQEEGLQKLWQGATPAVYRHIVYSGIRMVAYEHLRDSVLGRAEDESFPFWKAVVGGMSAGAIGQFFASPTDLVKVQMQMEGKRKLEGKPLRFRGVHHAFMKILSEGGIRGLWAGWVPNVQRAALVNMGGTYLTTYDTVKHFLLLNTSLSDNSVTHSVASCCSGLVAAVLGTPADVVKTRIMNQPRDKQGRGLLYKSSMDCLIQTVKGEGFMSLYKGFIPTWMRMAPWSLVFWLTYEQIRRICGISSF; this comes from the exons aTGGGAAAAATTGTGTGTGTGGCTGTACCTGCACTGCTGGTTTCCGGCAAAAAGTCTTTTCCCAGGAGCCTGTTGCGCAGGAGTCGCTGGTGTCCCTGCACAAGgacctggcagctctgcaggaggcaCTGGGGCTGCTACAGTTCGTGGTGCTGGCGCTGGAGAAACGTCACCTTCAGTAATCTGTCTCCTCAAGGACCCAGCACAGAACTGAGTCAAGGGCTGCTTTTTCTCCAGACCCTCGCAGGGTGGCCGGTTAGCCGTGTTTCAG tGACATTTCCCCTGGATCTCACAAAAACTCGACTGCAGGTCCAAGGTGAAGCTGCTGTTCATCGCAATGGAGCTGCCACCAGCCAGGCAGTCCCTTACCGCGGCATGCTGCGCACTGCAGCTGGCATTGTGCAAGAAGAGGGCTTACAAAAGCTCTGGCAAGGAGCCACACCAGCCGTCTACCGCCACATAG tgTACTCTGGCATTCGGATGGTTGCGTATGAACATCTCCGTGACTCCGTGCTTGGCAGGGCTGAGGAtgaaagctttcctttctg GAAAGCTGTAGTTGGAGGCATGTCTGCAGGTGCCATCGGACAGTTTTTCGCCAGCCCAACTGATCTGGTGAAGGTGCAGATGCagatggaggggaaaaggaagttGGAAGGAAAGCCGTTACG GTTTCGAGGAGTGCACCATGCATTTATGAAGATCCTGTCTGAAGGAGGAATACGGGGGCTTTGGGCTGGATGGGTGCCCAATGTCCAGAGAGCTGCTCTGGTGAACATGGGAGGTACCT ATCTGACAACTTATGACACAGTGAAACACTTCTTGCTTCTGAACACGTCACTTTCAGACAACAGTGTGACTCACAGTGTTGCCAG TTGCTGTTCTGGCCTGGTGGCCGCTGTTCTGGGAACTCCTGCTGATGTGGTCAAAACACGGATAATGAACCAGCCGAGGGACAAGCAGGGAAG AGGTCTGCTGTACAAGTCTTCCATGGACTGCTTGATTCAGACTGTAAAGGGTGAAGGGTTTATGTCTCTATACAAAGGCTTTATACCAACCTGGATGCGAATG GCTCCTTGGTCACTGGTATTCTGGCTTACATATGAACAAATCAGAAGGATTTGTGGCATTAGTTCTTTTTAA
- the SLC25A27 gene encoding mitochondrial uncoupling protein 4 isoform X2: MGKIVCVAVPALLVSGKKSFPRSLLRRSRWCPCTRTWQLCRRHWGCYSSWCWRWRNVTFSNLSPQGPSTELSQGLLFLQTLAGWPVSRVSVTFPLDLTKTRLQVQGEAAVHRNGAATSQAVPYRGMLRTAAGIVQEEGLQKLWQGATPAVYRHIVYSGIRMVAYEHLRDSVLGRAEDESFPFWKAVVGGMSAGAIGQFFASPTDLVKVQMQMEGKRKLEGKPLRFRGVHHAFMKILSEGGIRGLWAGWVPNVQRAALVNMGDLTTYDTVKHFLLLNTSLSDNSVTHSVASCCSGLVAAVLGTPADVVKTRIMNQPRDKQGRGLLYKSSMDCLIQTVKGEGFMSLYKGFIPTWMRMAPWSLVFWLTYEQIRRICGISSF, from the exons aTGGGAAAAATTGTGTGTGTGGCTGTACCTGCACTGCTGGTTTCCGGCAAAAAGTCTTTTCCCAGGAGCCTGTTGCGCAGGAGTCGCTGGTGTCCCTGCACAAGgacctggcagctctgcaggaggcaCTGGGGCTGCTACAGTTCGTGGTGCTGGCGCTGGAGAAACGTCACCTTCAGTAATCTGTCTCCTCAAGGACCCAGCACAGAACTGAGTCAAGGGCTGCTTTTTCTCCAGACCCTCGCAGGGTGGCCGGTTAGCCGTGTTTCAG tGACATTTCCCCTGGATCTCACAAAAACTCGACTGCAGGTCCAAGGTGAAGCTGCTGTTCATCGCAATGGAGCTGCCACCAGCCAGGCAGTCCCTTACCGCGGCATGCTGCGCACTGCAGCTGGCATTGTGCAAGAAGAGGGCTTACAAAAGCTCTGGCAAGGAGCCACACCAGCCGTCTACCGCCACATAG tgTACTCTGGCATTCGGATGGTTGCGTATGAACATCTCCGTGACTCCGTGCTTGGCAGGGCTGAGGAtgaaagctttcctttctg GAAAGCTGTAGTTGGAGGCATGTCTGCAGGTGCCATCGGACAGTTTTTCGCCAGCCCAACTGATCTGGTGAAGGTGCAGATGCagatggaggggaaaaggaagttGGAAGGAAAGCCGTTACG GTTTCGAGGAGTGCACCATGCATTTATGAAGATCCTGTCTGAAGGAGGAATACGGGGGCTTTGGGCTGGATGGGTGCCCAATGTCCAGAGAGCTGCTCTGGTGAACATGGGAG ATCTGACAACTTATGACACAGTGAAACACTTCTTGCTTCTGAACACGTCACTTTCAGACAACAGTGTGACTCACAGTGTTGCCAG TTGCTGTTCTGGCCTGGTGGCCGCTGTTCTGGGAACTCCTGCTGATGTGGTCAAAACACGGATAATGAACCAGCCGAGGGACAAGCAGGGAAG AGGTCTGCTGTACAAGTCTTCCATGGACTGCTTGATTCAGACTGTAAAGGGTGAAGGGTTTATGTCTCTATACAAAGGCTTTATACCAACCTGGATGCGAATG GCTCCTTGGTCACTGGTATTCTGGCTTACATATGAACAAATCAGAAGGATTTGTGGCATTAGTTCTTTTTAA
- the SLC25A27 gene encoding mitochondrial uncoupling protein 4 isoform X4, whose product MSPAEEKSLPLAERWPRASKLALSACAAAVAELVTFPLDLTKTRLQVQGEAAVHRNGAATSQAVPYRGMLRTAAGIVQEEGLQKLWQGATPAVYRHIVYSGIRMVAYEHLRDSVLGRAEDESFPFWKAVVGGMSAGAIGQFFASPTDLVKVQMQMEGKRKLEGKPLRFRGVHHAFMKILSEGGIRGLWAGWVPNVQRAALVNMGDLTTYDTVKHFLLLNTSLSDNSVTHSVASCCSGLVAAVLGTPADVVKTRIMNQPRDKQGRGLLYKSSMDCLIQTVKGEGFMSLYKGFIPTWMRMAPWSLVFWLTYEQIRRICGISSF is encoded by the exons ATGTcacctgcagaagagaagagctTACCTCTTGCAGAGAGATGGCCCCGAGCCAGCAAATTGGCTCTGTCagcctgtgcagcagctgtggcagaacTAG tGACATTTCCCCTGGATCTCACAAAAACTCGACTGCAGGTCCAAGGTGAAGCTGCTGTTCATCGCAATGGAGCTGCCACCAGCCAGGCAGTCCCTTACCGCGGCATGCTGCGCACTGCAGCTGGCATTGTGCAAGAAGAGGGCTTACAAAAGCTCTGGCAAGGAGCCACACCAGCCGTCTACCGCCACATAG tgTACTCTGGCATTCGGATGGTTGCGTATGAACATCTCCGTGACTCCGTGCTTGGCAGGGCTGAGGAtgaaagctttcctttctg GAAAGCTGTAGTTGGAGGCATGTCTGCAGGTGCCATCGGACAGTTTTTCGCCAGCCCAACTGATCTGGTGAAGGTGCAGATGCagatggaggggaaaaggaagttGGAAGGAAAGCCGTTACG GTTTCGAGGAGTGCACCATGCATTTATGAAGATCCTGTCTGAAGGAGGAATACGGGGGCTTTGGGCTGGATGGGTGCCCAATGTCCAGAGAGCTGCTCTGGTGAACATGGGAG ATCTGACAACTTATGACACAGTGAAACACTTCTTGCTTCTGAACACGTCACTTTCAGACAACAGTGTGACTCACAGTGTTGCCAG TTGCTGTTCTGGCCTGGTGGCCGCTGTTCTGGGAACTCCTGCTGATGTGGTCAAAACACGGATAATGAACCAGCCGAGGGACAAGCAGGGAAG AGGTCTGCTGTACAAGTCTTCCATGGACTGCTTGATTCAGACTGTAAAGGGTGAAGGGTTTATGTCTCTATACAAAGGCTTTATACCAACCTGGATGCGAATG GCTCCTTGGTCACTGGTATTCTGGCTTACATATGAACAAATCAGAAGGATTTGTGGCATTAGTTCTTTTTAA